In a genomic window of Demequina muriae:
- a CDS encoding AAA family ATPase has product MKVLSLEVEGFGPYLRRQTIDFAEFDDDIFVITGKTGAGKSTILDAIVFALYDAVPRYQGAAKSVRSDFCTPEDPTVVTLEFESGGERYRVRRSPEFRRPKQRGEGLTTQKAEATLWVERDGSWEALAVRPVEAGQLITDILGLSADQFLQVILLAQGRFQKFLEAKTDERRDVLRSLFGTSRFAALERHVRDVAKERSREVEAADAGLGELIARASSEAGVATPGLAERDTWLAATADALAESALEAESARISAGKNADAAATALAAAKAAADKQAKLAEARETVAALEARAHEHEADRSRLDSATRAKPVAAPMRAVERAEAEVEKATLARDAALDSARAAAMAEVAWPQASGRLAEASEESLAARVSELAGEIGALSTALELELALPRLREEAESAEAAVTAAADNRDAVQKDIDALPELAKALRAARDEAAATAARVDDLEQAHVRAEAVAQAHERALELATELAGAAQDRDEALKAHAAATEAYNDLVQRRLRSQAAHLAAELTDGEPCPVCGATEHPAPAQPSDHHVTDDEVDAARAAEAEASDLLKGAKDAVAGVESNLAVVRATAGDRDAESATAAVEAALAQLEAAHAAADERARLDEQLAGLDERESGLKESLASTSGSLDAARAARTQAMAAVESAEKAVAKSRAEYESVGARARDLERAKELVAAVAQAVGALAAATSAVSQARASLTEALDESGFDTAEAARDALLPEVDLVALRESVATHESKLAGARAVVANLSAEDLPSVAEAAATTDLEALTASAVETAQARDDAVAAETAAVARSKRFQALRAEYAEKAESSQQARAARDVALTLADSLEGNPPNDRRIRLESFVLASKLERIVAAANVRLQVMSSGQYRLEHDDDKQYRNTQAGLGLRIADSHTGQSRSTSSLSGGETFLASLSLALGLAETVTAEAGGIRLSTLFIDEGFGSLDGDTLEVAMSTLDELRSGGRTIGLISHVEAMKEQIAAKLEVERLADGSSQVVPYPTRAT; this is encoded by the coding sequence ATGAAGGTGCTCTCACTGGAGGTCGAGGGATTCGGCCCATATCTGCGGCGCCAGACCATCGACTTCGCCGAGTTCGACGACGACATCTTCGTGATCACCGGCAAGACTGGCGCGGGCAAGAGCACGATTCTGGACGCCATCGTGTTCGCCCTCTACGACGCGGTGCCGCGCTACCAGGGCGCGGCCAAGTCGGTGCGCAGCGACTTCTGCACGCCCGAGGACCCCACCGTCGTCACCCTGGAGTTCGAGTCGGGTGGCGAGCGGTATCGCGTGCGGCGATCCCCGGAGTTCCGGCGACCCAAGCAGCGCGGCGAGGGCCTCACCACCCAGAAGGCCGAGGCGACGCTGTGGGTCGAACGCGACGGCTCGTGGGAAGCGCTGGCGGTGCGCCCCGTCGAGGCCGGGCAGCTCATCACCGACATCCTGGGGCTCAGCGCGGACCAGTTCCTGCAGGTGATCCTGCTCGCCCAAGGGCGGTTCCAGAAGTTCCTGGAGGCCAAGACCGATGAGCGCCGCGACGTGCTGCGGTCGCTGTTCGGCACCAGCCGGTTCGCCGCACTCGAGCGCCATGTGCGCGACGTCGCGAAGGAACGGTCACGCGAGGTCGAGGCGGCCGATGCCGGCTTGGGCGAGCTCATCGCGCGGGCGTCGTCAGAGGCCGGGGTTGCGACTCCGGGGCTCGCCGAGCGCGACACCTGGCTGGCTGCCACGGCCGATGCGCTGGCGGAGTCAGCACTGGAGGCGGAGTCCGCGCGCATCAGCGCAGGCAAGAATGCCGATGCGGCGGCCACCGCCCTCGCAGCGGCGAAGGCTGCCGCGGACAAGCAGGCGAAGCTGGCCGAGGCTCGCGAGACGGTGGCGGCGCTCGAGGCACGCGCCCACGAGCACGAGGCCGATCGCTCCCGGCTCGATTCGGCGACGCGCGCGAAGCCGGTGGCGGCGCCGATGCGCGCCGTGGAGCGCGCTGAGGCCGAGGTCGAGAAGGCGACGCTCGCGCGGGACGCCGCTCTGGACAGCGCTCGGGCCGCGGCCATGGCGGAGGTCGCGTGGCCGCAGGCGTCCGGGAGGCTGGCGGAGGCCTCCGAAGAGTCGCTGGCCGCGCGCGTGAGCGAGTTGGCGGGCGAGATCGGCGCGCTGTCGACGGCGCTGGAGCTGGAACTCGCGCTGCCCCGGCTGCGCGAGGAGGCGGAGTCGGCCGAGGCCGCCGTGACTGCGGCTGCCGACAACCGAGATGCGGTGCAGAAGGACATCGACGCGCTGCCGGAGCTCGCGAAGGCGCTGCGCGCGGCTCGCGATGAGGCGGCGGCGACGGCGGCACGTGTCGACGACCTCGAGCAGGCGCACGTGCGCGCCGAGGCCGTGGCGCAGGCCCACGAGCGCGCCCTCGAGCTGGCGACCGAACTGGCCGGTGCAGCCCAGGACCGCGATGAGGCGCTGAAGGCTCACGCCGCGGCGACCGAGGCCTACAACGACCTGGTGCAGCGGCGCCTGCGGTCGCAGGCGGCCCACCTGGCGGCTGAGTTGACCGACGGCGAGCCATGTCCAGTCTGCGGAGCGACGGAGCACCCCGCACCCGCCCAGCCGTCGGACCATCACGTGACCGACGACGAGGTCGACGCCGCACGCGCCGCTGAGGCAGAGGCGTCCGATCTGCTCAAGGGCGCCAAGGACGCGGTGGCGGGGGTGGAGTCGAATCTCGCGGTCGTGCGGGCGACCGCGGGCGACCGGGACGCGGAGTCGGCGACCGCCGCCGTCGAGGCCGCGCTCGCGCAACTGGAGGCCGCGCATGCGGCGGCCGACGAGCGCGCACGGCTGGACGAGCAGCTGGCGGGTCTCGATGAGCGGGAGTCAGGGCTCAAGGAGTCGCTCGCCTCGACGTCGGGGTCGCTCGACGCGGCGCGCGCGGCACGGACGCAGGCGATGGCCGCAGTCGAGTCGGCGGAGAAGGCGGTCGCGAAGAGCCGCGCCGAGTACGAGTCGGTGGGCGCCCGGGCGCGCGACCTCGAACGCGCTAAGGAGTTGGTGGCCGCGGTCGCGCAGGCCGTGGGAGCTCTGGCCGCTGCGACATCCGCCGTGTCGCAGGCGCGGGCGTCTCTCACGGAGGCGCTCGACGAGTCGGGCTTCGACACCGCCGAGGCGGCACGGGACGCGCTGCTGCCGGAGGTCGATCTGGTGGCGCTCCGCGAGTCCGTCGCCACGCACGAGTCGAAGCTCGCGGGCGCCAGGGCCGTGGTAGCCAATCTCAGTGCCGAGGACCTGCCCTCGGTGGCGGAGGCCGCGGCGACGACGGACCTCGAGGCGCTGACCGCATCGGCCGTCGAGACGGCCCAGGCGAGAGACGACGCGGTGGCTGCCGAGACCGCCGCGGTCGCGCGCAGCAAGCGGTTCCAGGCCCTGCGCGCCGAGTACGCCGAGAAGGCGGAGTCGTCGCAGCAGGCGCGGGCCGCGCGCGACGTGGCGCTGACGCTGGCGGACAGCCTTGAGGGCAACCCGCCGAACGATCGCCGGATCCGTCTCGAGTCATTCGTGCTGGCGTCCAAGCTCGAGCGCATCGTGGCGGCGGCGAACGTGCGGCTGCAGGTGATGTCGAGCGGGCAGTACCGGCTCGAGCACGACGACGACAAGCAGTACCGCAACACCCAGGCCGGGCTGGGCCTCAGGATCGCCGACTCTCACACCGGCCAGTCGCGGTCCACCAGCTCGCTCTCGGGCGGCGAGACGTTCCTCGCGTCGCTGTCCTTGGCGTTGGGACTCGCGGAGACGGTGACCGCCGAGGCGGGCGGCATCCGGCTGTCGACGCTGTTCATCGACGAGGGCTTCGGGTCGCTCGACGGCGACACCCTCGAGGTCGCGATGTCCACGCTGGACGAGCTGAGGTCGGGCGGCCGCACCATCGGACTGATCTCCCACGTCGAGGCGATGAAGGAGCAGATCGCGGCGAAGCTCGAGGTCGAGCGGCTGGCCGATGGGTCGAGTCAGGTGGTGCCGTACCCGACTCGGGCCACGTAG
- a CDS encoding Ltp family lipoprotein has product MTDNAPANWYAQPDGSQRYWDGSQWTDHIVPAASPTSSAEPNAGVAASPPPTPGEPDARPWWKKKRFVIPGAALVAFLGIGALGAAASGGNGEAVASPSPSPVVANSSADPSESAVPTTFVMPEVVGSNLQDAQDSLQALGSYLVDQEDASGEGRLQLVDSNWTVCTQEPAAGAEVPVEARVLLAAVKDDEPCPGDEPDESNQAKEPTEPQETDEPADDAPQETVAQENARESAVSYLDFSAFSRAGLIGQLEYEGFASADAEYAVDAVGADWKEQAAKSAESYLDFSAFSYTGLIEQLEYEGFTSDQATHGADAVDADWNEQAVKSAESYLDFSSFSRASLIDQLKYEGFTTAQATHAVDEVGL; this is encoded by the coding sequence ATGACAGACAACGCACCCGCCAACTGGTACGCCCAGCCCGACGGTAGCCAGCGCTATTGGGACGGTTCGCAATGGACCGACCACATCGTGCCGGCAGCGTCACCGACATCAAGCGCGGAGCCGAACGCCGGAGTGGCGGCAAGCCCACCTCCAACGCCCGGCGAGCCCGACGCACGGCCGTGGTGGAAGAAGAAGCGCTTCGTCATTCCCGGTGCCGCGTTGGTGGCATTTCTGGGTATTGGTGCGCTCGGCGCCGCGGCCTCTGGCGGTAATGGTGAGGCGGTCGCGAGCCCGTCGCCCTCTCCGGTGGTCGCGAATTCATCAGCCGATCCGTCTGAGTCTGCGGTGCCGACGACGTTTGTGATGCCCGAGGTGGTGGGTTCCAACCTGCAGGACGCACAGGACTCGCTTCAGGCACTTGGCTCGTACCTTGTTGACCAGGAGGACGCGTCAGGCGAGGGACGGTTGCAGCTCGTCGACTCGAACTGGACCGTGTGCACCCAGGAGCCAGCCGCAGGTGCTGAGGTGCCCGTCGAGGCCCGAGTGCTTCTTGCCGCGGTGAAGGATGATGAACCGTGCCCTGGCGACGAGCCCGATGAGTCCAATCAGGCCAAGGAGCCAACAGAGCCACAAGAGACGGACGAGCCTGCCGACGATGCGCCACAAGAAACGGTCGCGCAGGAGAACGCCCGAGAGTCGGCTGTGTCTTACCTCGATTTCTCTGCCTTCTCTCGTGCGGGGCTCATCGGACAGCTCGAGTACGAAGGCTTCGCGTCTGCGGATGCCGAGTACGCGGTCGATGCGGTCGGGGCGGACTGGAAGGAGCAGGCTGCCAAGTCTGCTGAGTCGTACCTCGACTTCTCGGCCTTCTCGTACACGGGGCTCATCGAGCAACTGGAGTACGAAGGATTCACTAGCGACCAAGCGACGCACGGAGCCGATGCGGTGGACGCCGACTGGAACGAACAGGCGGTCAAGTCCGCCGAGTCGTATCTCGACTTCTCGTCGTTCTCACGCGCCAGTCTCATTGACCAGTTGAAGTACGAGGGATTCACTACCGCGCAGGCGACTCACGCGGTCGATGAGGTCGGCTTGTAG
- a CDS encoding DUF6328 family protein has protein sequence MATDSDHDAKVEQLRERYRELLEELRTIIPGSQVLFAFLLTAPFSARFEELDDFGRNVFVLVLLGVAAATVFFIAPAAFHRVSSHPYRHTRLRYAIRFAITGMVLLAASMSGAVFVVTRFIFHDVAWVGVATGAAVATLTAVLWYLLPLLRSRRTRE, from the coding sequence ATGGCGACCGACTCGGACCACGATGCCAAGGTCGAGCAGCTGCGTGAGCGCTACCGCGAACTGCTCGAGGAGCTGCGCACCATCATCCCGGGCTCCCAAGTGCTCTTCGCATTCCTGCTGACGGCACCGTTCAGCGCTCGTTTCGAGGAGCTCGACGACTTCGGGCGCAACGTGTTCGTGCTCGTCCTGCTGGGGGTCGCCGCCGCAACCGTGTTCTTCATCGCGCCGGCAGCCTTCCACCGGGTCAGCAGTCACCCCTACCGGCACACCCGGCTGCGGTACGCCATCAGGTTCGCGATCACCGGCATGGTGCTGCTGGCGGCGTCGATGTCGGGAGCGGTCTTCGTGGTGACCCGGTTCATCTTCCACGACGTCGCATGGGTGGGGGTGGCCACCGGAGCCGCCGTCGCGACGCTCACGGCAGTGCTCTGGTACCTGCTGCCGCTCCTGCGCAGCCGCCGCACGCGCGAGTAG
- a CDS encoding DUF6390 family protein, whose product MTLTAHRPDAVPLGADGAILFGRYAFPPNEKGYCGPDRAGELLERVSEGASGPALAEVARGFAGAWPYLEHIGECLGRAPLDAAVVATYWLGGPALARCGGAAFARSLEERFRPRLSRQEFERLEDGVRNGGTPHHSFHVFGVYPWVGLLQGGMGDAPLEVLDRCRIRWGHVVSLDGEVAVVRSRHLEWDGRRLHLGPRTLETAQLRRDGHGLSRPVVPGDWVSLHWDWVCDRLDPREMSWLVQSTSIELAAVSSCRYSAPATVLS is encoded by the coding sequence GTGACCCTCACCGCGCATCGGCCGGACGCCGTGCCCCTCGGGGCCGACGGCGCGATCCTCTTCGGCCGCTACGCGTTCCCGCCCAACGAGAAGGGCTACTGCGGGCCCGACCGCGCCGGGGAGCTGCTCGAGCGCGTGAGCGAAGGTGCGTCGGGGCCTGCGCTCGCGGAGGTGGCGCGTGGCTTCGCGGGCGCGTGGCCGTATCTCGAGCACATCGGCGAGTGCCTGGGCCGGGCGCCGCTCGACGCGGCGGTGGTCGCGACGTACTGGCTGGGAGGGCCGGCGTTGGCCCGATGCGGGGGAGCGGCCTTCGCTCGCTCGCTCGAGGAGAGGTTCCGGCCGCGGCTGAGCCGTCAGGAGTTCGAGCGGCTCGAGGACGGGGTGCGAAACGGCGGGACCCCGCATCACAGCTTTCATGTGTTCGGGGTGTACCCGTGGGTGGGGCTGCTGCAGGGTGGGATGGGCGACGCGCCGCTCGAGGTGCTGGACCGCTGTCGCATCCGGTGGGGCCACGTGGTGTCGCTCGACGGGGAGGTCGCCGTGGTCCGCAGCCGGCACCTCGAGTGGGACGGGCGGCGCCTCCACCTCGGCCCGCGCACGCTCGAGACGGCGCAGCTGCGGCGCGACGGGCACGGGCTCAGCCGGCCGGTCGTGCCCGGCGACTGGGTGTCGCTGCACTGGGACTGGGTGTGCGATCGGCTGGATCCGCGCGAGATGTCGTGGCTGGTCCAGTCGACGTCCATCGAGCTGGCGGCGGTGAGCTCCTGCCGCTACTCCGCGCCGGCGACGGTTCTGTCCTGA
- a CDS encoding DMT family transporter produces MTSTRTRGLALAAVTATISGVAIYVNANGVAAYGDATAYTTAKNAASALVIALAFVLARRAKGAGAVSLTRPSRPGHWWGLIVVAVLGGAVPFVLFFEGLASTASTQAAFLHKTQLVWVAVLAVLLLKEKLTWWHGAAIALLIVAQLGLAGDVRIIADVGTALIAAATLMWAVEVAITKRLLRDMSAWTLSLTRMAGGSLALLAWSAMTGSLGTVVPSTATQWGWVAVTGVLLAGYVLSWHEALTRAQAVDVTAVLSLGALVTAALAGAFDAVPLSAQAPWLVMIAAGTVMVWIAPQLSLRGRRAVT; encoded by the coding sequence ATGACCTCCACCCGCACGCGCGGCCTCGCGCTCGCCGCCGTCACCGCGACCATCTCCGGCGTCGCGATCTACGTCAACGCCAACGGCGTGGCCGCGTACGGCGACGCCACGGCGTACACGACCGCCAAGAACGCCGCATCGGCCCTGGTGATCGCCCTGGCCTTCGTGCTCGCGCGCCGCGCCAAGGGCGCCGGCGCCGTCTCCCTCACCCGCCCGTCGCGACCCGGGCACTGGTGGGGTCTGATCGTGGTCGCGGTGCTCGGAGGGGCAGTGCCATTCGTGCTGTTCTTTGAGGGACTCGCGAGCACCGCGTCCACCCAGGCGGCGTTCCTGCACAAGACCCAGCTGGTGTGGGTGGCCGTGCTCGCCGTCCTGCTGCTCAAGGAGAAGCTCACGTGGTGGCACGGCGCCGCGATCGCGCTGCTGATCGTCGCGCAGCTCGGGCTCGCGGGTGACGTGCGGATCATCGCCGACGTGGGCACCGCGCTCATCGCGGCCGCGACGCTGATGTGGGCCGTCGAGGTCGCCATCACCAAGCGCCTGCTGCGGGACATGTCGGCGTGGACCCTGTCACTCACCCGCATGGCGGGCGGATCGCTCGCCCTGCTCGCGTGGTCGGCCATGACCGGATCGCTGGGCACCGTGGTGCCGTCGACGGCCACTCAGTGGGGCTGGGTCGCCGTCACCGGAGTGCTGCTCGCGGGCTACGTGCTGTCGTGGCACGAGGCCCTCACGCGGGCGCAGGCTGTCGACGTGACGGCGGTGCTGTCGCTCGGCGCGCTCGTGACGGCCGCGCTCGCGGGGGCGTTCGACGCCGTGCCGCTCTCCGCTCAGGCGCCGTGGCTCGTGATGATCGCCGCGGGCACGGTCATGGTGTGGATCGCGCCCCAGCTGAGCCTGCGCGGGAGGCGAGCCGTGACGTGA
- a CDS encoding HypC/HybG/HupF family hydrogenase formation chaperone: MCLGTIAKVIEVHRDGRAVVDVDGVRQEVLEMTLSDDDIGPGDWVVINSGFALERLTESQAQEALRIRGAVGPAHHETASSTESPETPVPQGTPSTQETQEASPEQGAPPIKEVQ, encoded by the coding sequence ATGTGCCTAGGAACCATTGCCAAGGTCATCGAGGTGCACCGTGACGGCCGCGCCGTCGTCGATGTGGACGGGGTGCGTCAAGAGGTGCTCGAGATGACGTTGTCCGACGACGACATCGGGCCCGGCGACTGGGTGGTGATCAACTCGGGCTTCGCGCTCGAGCGGCTCACCGAGTCCCAGGCGCAGGAGGCGCTGCGCATCCGGGGTGCAGTCGGCCCCGCGCACCACGAAACAGCGTCCAGCACCGAGTCGCCAGAGACACCGGTGCCGCAGGGGACACCGTCCACCCAGGAGACCCAGGAGGCCTCACCCGAGCAGGGGGCCCCGCCCATCAAGGAGGTGCAGTGA
- a CDS encoding hydrogenase maturation protease: MSAVEEVEGVVVVGPLVVVGLGSPDRGDDAVGGAVAARVGERMGGQVRVVTREDPTALIQLWGGCREAIVVDAVASGREPGTVQVIEAGADAPPLPTDAFAASGRGGTHAFGLAGAVELARALGTLPPRVIIVGVEAATFAYGPMSPQVSASIGAAAAAVEAELAREGIEATTCA, from the coding sequence ATGAGCGCCGTCGAGGAAGTGGAGGGCGTGGTGGTGGTCGGACCGCTCGTCGTGGTCGGGCTCGGTTCGCCCGATCGGGGGGACGATGCGGTGGGCGGCGCCGTCGCCGCGCGCGTCGGCGAGCGGATGGGCGGCCAGGTGCGGGTGGTGACGCGCGAGGACCCGACCGCGCTCATTCAGCTGTGGGGCGGATGCCGCGAGGCCATCGTGGTCGACGCGGTGGCGTCGGGCCGCGAGCCGGGCACCGTCCAGGTGATCGAGGCCGGGGCGGACGCCCCGCCGCTGCCCACCGATGCCTTCGCGGCGAGCGGCCGGGGCGGCACCCACGCATTCGGACTCGCGGGAGCAGTGGAGCTCGCACGGGCGCTGGGGACTCTGCCCCCGCGAGTCATCATCGTCGGCGTCGAGGCGGCCACGTTCGCCTACGGGCCGATGTCCCCGCAGGTCAGCGCGAGCATAGGCGCCGCGGCAGCCGCCGTGGAGGCCGAGCTCGCCAGGGAAGGAATCGAGGCCACGACATGTGCCTAG
- a CDS encoding Ni/Fe hydrogenase subunit alpha: MTHTLKDGGQVLNVGMLARVEGEGGMHIEIKDRKVVDVQLNIFEPPRFYEGFLRGRHYTEPPDITARICGICPVAYQSASTEAMEVICGVQTTDAIQTMRRLLYCGEWIESHALHIFMLHAPDFLGYDSVLEMAETHGDVVQMALRLKKCGNDLMDTVGGRAIHPVNVRVGGFYRMPALADLMALRPELERGLEDALAAVQLVSTFDFPDMEQDYTYVSLRHPDYYPLERGAEVVASSGVRFPVAEMPLHVEEFHVAHSNALHARFDGEPFFVGPLARYTLNFDQLSPRCQEAALSAGLTETCRNPFKSIIVRTVELAYAFEEALRIIDGWTDGHAPSVPTWPRAGEGVGASEAPRGTIWHRYRVNEAGIIEDAQIVPPTSQNQSSIEMDLRTAAEQWVDLDDHALTHRCEAAIRNYDPCISCATHFLDLRVKRS; the protein is encoded by the coding sequence ATGACGCACACGCTCAAGGACGGCGGCCAGGTCCTCAACGTCGGCATGCTCGCGCGCGTCGAGGGCGAGGGCGGGATGCACATCGAGATCAAGGACCGCAAGGTCGTCGACGTGCAGCTCAACATCTTCGAGCCGCCGCGCTTCTACGAGGGGTTCCTGCGAGGCCGCCACTACACGGAGCCGCCGGACATCACCGCCCGCATCTGCGGCATCTGCCCGGTCGCGTACCAGAGCGCGTCGACGGAGGCGATGGAGGTGATCTGCGGCGTCCAGACCACGGATGCGATCCAGACCATGCGCCGCCTCCTGTACTGCGGCGAGTGGATCGAGTCGCACGCACTGCACATCTTCATGCTCCACGCCCCCGACTTTCTGGGCTACGACTCGGTGCTGGAGATGGCCGAGACCCACGGGGACGTGGTGCAGATGGCGCTGCGGCTCAAGAAGTGCGGCAACGACCTCATGGACACCGTGGGCGGTCGCGCGATCCACCCGGTCAACGTGCGGGTGGGCGGCTTCTACCGCATGCCGGCCCTCGCCGACCTGATGGCCCTGCGGCCGGAACTGGAGCGCGGCCTCGAGGACGCGCTGGCCGCAGTCCAGCTCGTGTCCACGTTCGACTTCCCCGACATGGAGCAGGACTACACCTACGTGTCCCTGCGGCACCCCGACTACTACCCGCTCGAGCGCGGCGCCGAGGTGGTCGCATCGTCCGGGGTGCGGTTCCCCGTGGCCGAGATGCCGCTCCACGTCGAGGAGTTCCACGTCGCGCACTCGAACGCGCTGCACGCGCGGTTCGACGGCGAGCCGTTCTTCGTGGGGCCGCTCGCGCGCTACACCCTGAACTTCGACCAGCTCAGCCCGCGCTGCCAAGAGGCTGCGTTGTCTGCGGGCCTCACCGAGACGTGCCGCAACCCGTTCAAGTCGATCATCGTCCGCACGGTCGAGCTGGCCTACGCCTTCGAGGAGGCTCTGCGGATCATCGACGGCTGGACCGACGGGCACGCACCGTCGGTGCCCACGTGGCCGCGCGCCGGCGAGGGGGTGGGCGCGTCCGAGGCGCCGCGCGGCACCATCTGGCACCGCTACCGCGTCAACGAGGCGGGCATCATCGAGGACGCGCAGATCGTGCCGCCCACGTCGCAGAATCAGTCGAGCATCGAGATGGACCTGCGCACCGCCGCCGAGCAGTGGGTGGACCTCGACGACCACGCCCTTACGCACCGCTGCGAGGCGGCCATCCGCAACTACGACCCCTGCATCTCGTGCGCGACGCACTTCTTGGACCTCCGGGTGAAGCGATCATGA
- a CDS encoding FAD/NAD(P)-binding protein encodes MAGVGTIADAVARTGRADPMIPRRFAITRVRQDTRDTFTLLLDPVDGGDEMTFRAGQFTMLHAFGVGEVPISISGDPRHPAPLEHTIRNVGAVTRALVNAPPGTEIGVRGPFGTSWDAADARGHDVVFVTGGIGLAPLRPAILDVLAERDSYGKVLLLYGSRTPDDTLYGAQMRRWADLDGVNVQMTVDNAPHGYRGRVGFVTELIGRAGFDPRRAFAFVCGPEGMMRAAASALVSRGVSPSRVRLSMERSMKCGIGLCGHCQMRELFVCVDGPVLDYARLEPLMDVREL; translated from the coding sequence ATGGCTGGCGTTGGCACCATCGCCGATGCGGTTGCTCGCACGGGTCGGGCCGACCCGATGATCCCGCGCCGCTTCGCGATCACCCGCGTGCGCCAGGACACCCGCGACACCTTCACCTTGCTGCTCGACCCCGTCGACGGCGGCGACGAGATGACGTTCCGCGCCGGCCAGTTCACCATGCTGCACGCGTTCGGCGTAGGGGAGGTGCCCATCTCGATCTCGGGCGACCCCCGTCACCCCGCGCCGCTCGAGCACACCATCCGCAACGTAGGCGCCGTCACCCGCGCCCTGGTCAACGCGCCTCCCGGCACCGAGATCGGCGTGCGCGGCCCCTTCGGGACCTCGTGGGATGCGGCCGATGCGCGCGGCCACGACGTCGTGTTCGTCACGGGCGGCATCGGGCTGGCGCCGCTGCGACCCGCGATCCTGGACGTGCTCGCCGAGCGCGACAGCTACGGCAAGGTGCTGCTGCTGTACGGGTCCAGGACCCCCGACGACACCCTCTACGGCGCGCAGATGCGGCGGTGGGCCGACCTCGACGGCGTCAACGTGCAGATGACCGTCGACAACGCGCCCCACGGATATCGCGGGCGCGTGGGTTTCGTGACCGAGCTGATCGGCCGCGCGGGCTTCGACCCCCGTCGGGCCTTCGCGTTCGTGTGCGGCCCCGAGGGGATGATGCGCGCCGCCGCGTCGGCCCTCGTGAGCCGCGGCGTGAGCCCCTCCCGCGTGCGGCTGTCGATGGAGCGGTCCATGAAGTGCGGCATCGGCCTGTGCGGGCACTGCCAGATGCGCGAGCTGTTCGTCTGCGTCGACGGGCCAGTGCTGGACTATGCGCGGCTCGAGCCGCTCATGGACGTGCGGGAACTGTGA
- a CDS encoding 4Fe-4S dicluster domain-containing protein, producing MDDIRLLPVTGLEALIAQLRSRGYTVMGPTLRDDAIVTGEIRSASDLPQGVGDEQDPARYRLRKRDDGAYFGFAAPAQSSKPVFFPAHEVIWRGRRDPAAASTGAASTSATTTATTSTHDPGFTVERDQLDAPPIALLGVRSCDLRAVQIHDKVLAGRTYIDAHYVTRREATFVVAVACSDPAATCFCASMGTGPRPAATDPATGEPSYDLLLTEIAPSDPDRHHFVLEIGTEAGRDVVHAIDTWPAEFDDQHEALAVTAHAASQQSRRISTATVHDDLRASAESSRWEDVASRCLSCTNCTLVCPTCFCTTVEDVSDLTGATAERHRVWDSCFSEDFTYIHGGPTRESVKARYRQWITHKLSSWEDQFGMLGCVGCGRCIAWCPAGIDITEEAAALGRMRSGGSLPHEPLPVASGIQ from the coding sequence ATGGATGACATCCGACTGCTCCCGGTGACGGGACTCGAGGCCCTCATCGCGCAGCTGCGAAGCCGCGGCTACACGGTGATGGGCCCCACGCTCCGGGACGATGCGATCGTCACCGGCGAGATCCGCTCGGCCTCCGACCTCCCGCAGGGGGTGGGTGACGAGCAAGACCCCGCCCGCTACCGCCTGCGCAAGCGTGACGACGGCGCCTACTTCGGCTTCGCGGCCCCTGCGCAGTCGTCGAAGCCGGTGTTCTTCCCTGCGCACGAGGTGATCTGGCGTGGCCGCCGCGACCCTGCCGCTGCCTCGACCGGCGCTGCCTCGACCAGCGCGACCACCACCGCGACCACCAGCACCCACGACCCCGGCTTCACCGTCGAGCGCGACCAACTGGACGCCCCTCCGATCGCGCTCCTGGGCGTCCGCTCGTGCGACCTGCGCGCCGTCCAGATCCACGACAAGGTGCTCGCCGGCCGCACCTACATCGACGCCCACTACGTCACCCGACGTGAGGCCACCTTCGTGGTCGCCGTCGCCTGCTCCGACCCCGCTGCCACGTGCTTCTGCGCCTCGATGGGCACCGGCCCGCGTCCCGCCGCCACCGACCCGGCCACCGGCGAGCCCTCGTACGATCTGCTGCTCACCGAGATCGCCCCCAGCGACCCGGACCGGCACCACTTCGTCCTCGAGATCGGCACCGAGGCCGGCCGCGACGTGGTCCACGCGATCGATACGTGGCCCGCGGAGTTCGACGACCAGCACGAGGCGCTCGCCGTCACCGCCCACGCCGCCTCGCAGCAGAGCCGCCGCATCTCCACCGCGACCGTGCACGACGACCTGCGCGCATCGGCTGAGTCCTCGCGGTGGGAGGACGTCGCCTCGCGCTGCCTGTCGTGCACCAACTGCACGCTGGTGTGCCCCACGTGCTTCTGCACCACCGTCGAGGACGTCTCTGACCTCACCGGCGCGACCGCCGAGCGTCACCGCGTGTGGGACTCGTGCTTCTCGGAGGACTTCACGTACATCCACGGCGGCCCCACCCGCGAGTCGGTCAAGGCCCGCTACCGCCAGTGGATCACGCACAAGCTGTCCTCGTGGGAGGACCAGTTCGGGATGCTCGGCTGCGTGGGCTGCGGCCGCTGCATCGCCTGGTGCCCGGCAGGCATCGACATCACCGAGGAGGCCGCGGCGCTGGGACGCATGCGCTCCGGCGGCAGCCTTCCTCATGAGCCACTGCCTGTGGCAAGTGGGATCCAGTAG